The following proteins are encoded in a genomic region of Drosophila willistoni isolate 14030-0811.24 chromosome 3R, UCI_dwil_1.1, whole genome shotgun sequence:
- the LOC26528991 gene encoding mitochondrial E3 ubiquitin protein ligase 1: MDFLYESIGLGVDLVILGLCLRQYVNYNHSGRMLKSAAQVPIDGDLRSALEKQQDKKIPFAVIRGTVTPIGPPIRSTLVPGVSGVLQIMKLTEHRVTRGFAGFWTDNLKVLHESANLVPFELRNQGHGVEIIDALRAGVLDVDVVYDNYEPATMTLWDHIFGFISGIRQRGLQTSEAVLREGSVLTAIGELELDGKVLRMQPSEDGSLILTTATKATLIQRLEEGKSALIFRMAFYGSISVLLLGLIARKLYLKRKQQRAEDEIRNRLEEERRERRALMRPQNLTDDQRCVVCSSNPKEIIILPCGHVCLCEDCSQHISNICPVCRGKIDSKTAAFIV, from the coding sequence ATGGATTTTTTATACGAGTCAATAGGACTTGGAGTAGATTTAGTGATCTTGGGATTATGTCTGCGGCAATATGTTAATTACAATCATAGTGGAAGAATGCTAAAATCGGCAGCCCAAGTGCCCATTGACGGCGATTTGAGGAGCGCTTTGGAAAAGCAACAGGACAAGAAGATACCCTTTGCGGTGATACGGGGCACAGTGACGCCTATAGGGCCGCCCATACGGAGCACCCTTGTGCCCGGTGTGAGTGGAGTATTGCAAATTATGAAGCTGACGGAGCATCGAGTCACACGGGGATTTGCTGGATTTTGGACGGACAATCTGAAAGTGCTGCATGAGTCGGCCAATTTGGTGCCTTTTGAGTTGCGCAATCAGGGACATGGGGTTGAGATAATAGATGCACTTCGTGCTGGGGTATTGGATGTGGATGTGGTCTATGATAATTACGAACCAGCTACCATGACACTGTGGGAtcatatttttggttttatctcTGGCATCAGGCAACGTGGTTTGCAGACCTCAGAGGCAGTGCTGCGCGAGGGAAGTGTTCTGACAGCCATTGGGGAATTGGAATTGGATGGCAAAGTGTTGCGTATGCAGCCCTCCGAAGATGGATCTTTGATTCTGACTACGGCTACGAAGGCCACATTGATACAACGATTGGAAGAAGGTAAATCAGCTCTAATATTTCGAATGGCTTTCTATGGTTCGATATCCGTTCTCCTGTTGGGGCTTATCGCAAGAAAACTTTATCTCAAACGGAAGCAGCAACGTGCCGAAGACGAGATCCGTAATCGACTGGAGGAAGAGCGCCGCGAGAGACGTGCTCTGATGCGTCCACAGAATCTCACCGACGATCAACGTTGTGTGGTCTGCTCGTCAAATCCTAAAGAGATAATTATCCTACCCTGTGGCCATGTCTGTTTGTGCGAGGACTGCTCGCAACATATCTCAAATATTTGTCCCGTTTGTCGTGGTAAAATTGACTCCAAAACAGCTGCTTTTATTGTCTAA